The DNA segment AAATCGTATTGAAAAGATAGATGCTTTTCAACTAGGAAAACATGATATTTTAGACATCGCTCCAAGTTGGCTTGAAGGTGAAATGGCAAAATACAAAGATTAATTGAGTTGGAGTGAATAACGATTTGGGATTATTTTTTGCTAATTATTGAATATTGATTGTAAGCGCATTCACTGATGAGTATAAAATAATGGCTAAAGTTTGGATAGGAGTTATTGAAATGAAAATAGGGTTTATTGGGTTTGGAGAAGTAAGTTATGAAATGTCGAAAGGTTTTAAGGAAGCCGGAGTAAAAGACATATGTGCTTTTGATCCACTTTATGAAGAAAGTAGTGTGCAAGAAAGAGCAAGTCGATCAAACGTTTCATTATTCGCAGATCCTGAGGAAGTTGCAGCACGAGAATTAGATGTTTTGATTGTCGCTGTTCCTGCCCAGTATGCATATTCAGCGTGGGAACAAATCGTTGACCATTTTAAGAAAGAAACAGTTTATGTTGATGTCTCGACAGCCGGAGCCTCCGTTAAAAACGACATTCACCAGAAATTAATGAAGGAAAATTACTGCCTAGTAGACGCAGCGTTAATGGGTCCCCTCCCTGTGCACCAGCATAGAGTTCCTATTATTGCTAGTGGGGATGGTACAGACAAGTTTATAAAGATCATGAAGCCCTATCAAATGGATATCGAAAAAATAAGCACTAGAGCAGGGGACGCGACAAATATCAAATTCATACGAAGCATTTACACTAAAGGTCTATCTATGCTTCTACTGGAAGTTATTCAATTATCAAATAAATTGGATTTGGAAGATACTATTATTAATTCATTGGCACGGACTATGGATGAAAAACCTTTCGTGGAAATCATGAACCGCCTAATCACGGGGAGCGCTATTCATTCTGAAAGGCGTCAAGTGGAGATGGAAAACGTAATTTCATTTATTGAAGAAAATGGTGAACTGCCGATTATGGCAAAAGCAACCAAAGATAAATTGGCACAACTTACTGCATATGGACTAAAAGAAAAATTCAATAATGAGACGCCTGAGAACTGGAAATTAGTTGTAAACAAACTATTATCTATGGAAAGAGGGGAAAAAAATAATGAGATTGTTAAATAAAACAGGGTTTCTTGGGATGATGGTAGCTTTGCTTATTACTTTAAGTGCTTGTGGAAATAGCTCTTCAGCAGGGGGAGAGGGAGATGGCAGTAATTATCCAGAAAAAGAGATTAAAATAGTTGTTCCCTTTGCCGCTGGTGGAGCTGCTACAACTACCGCAAGGCTTATAGCACAGAACATGGAAGAACACGTCGGTCAGGAGATTGTTGTAGAAAACCGAGAAGGCGGAGGCGGTACTGCAGGACAACAAGCAGTTGCTTCAGCAGAACCAAACGGTTATACCTTGTTGTTAGCGACAAACTCTGTGATTACAAACCCTATATTCAGTAAGACTGGGTATACGCACGAGGACTTTGCGCCGATAGGACAGGTAGTCAGTGATGCTTCCTATCTATACATCCCTGAAGATGCTCCATATGACGACTATGAATCTTTCGTGTCTTACGCTAAAGAAAACCCAGGTGAAGTAACGATTGGAACTTCTGGAGCGCAGGCATCTGACACCTTTGCGGCAAAAGACCTGATAGAAGCCGAGGGGTTGGACGCTCAGACTGTTCCGTATGATGGTGCGGCACGAGCCGTTAGTTCTGCTGCAGGTGGTCATGATGATGCAGCAATGAGTAGTTTTTCCGAAACTGAAGGTCAAGTGCAAGAAGGGAATTTGAAGCCTGTACTAATATTCAGTGAAGATAGTTCAGAGGAATACCCAGATATACCTACTACGGCTGATATAGGATATGAAGAGATCACGGACGAATCATGGAGAGGCCTGGTTGCACCTGAGGGTACAGACGAAGAAATTTTAAACTATTTAACGGATGCATTAGAGAAGGCATTTAATGAAGAGGACTTTCAAAAAGCTATGGAGAACCAGGGAATGGTCACTCGTTTTCGAAATGGTGAAGAACTCACAGAACTTATGAATAAACAGTATGAGCAGTACAATGGTGAATAATTAGGGCCATGACCTCTACCTAATAGAGGTAGGGGTCATATTTTCAGATGAATATATCAGGGGGAGCTATTATGCAGAAATCTAATTATATATTTGCGATCATCATGGCAATTCTTGCGCTTCTCTTTTATTTTTGGGGAAATGCGTTTTCAGAGGAGGCTAGCCAGTGGCCACAATTTTTTGCTATTACTTTACTGTTACTTTCTATACTATTGGTTGTCGACACATTTTTGAAACCTAACCGCGAAAAAGATGAAGATGAGGATGAAGTGGCAAAACCGCAAATATATGAAAAGAAAGTCTTTTATTCAGCACTTTTATTAATTGTATATTTGTTGATAATGGATAAATTGGGTTTTTTATTGACCACACCGATTTTCCTGGCTGCTCTACTATGGGCAATCAATTATAGGTTTATTACTAAATTAGTAACAATTTCTCTAGGGACTACAATAGCGCTCACCATTATATTTCAATTTCTATTAGGTGTTCCTATACCGCAAGGCGTTTTGGCAAATCTGTTCTAAAGGAGAGTCTTTATGGATCTGTGGATGAATGCAGTTTCTGATGTGTTTACATTAACTAACCTTTCCGTCATTCTATTCGGTACAGTGTTCGGAATAATTATGGGATGTTTGCCAGGAATGAGCTCTACTATGTCTATAGCAATCATCATTCCTTTTACTTTTACAATGGATCCAGCGTCTGGAATCATACTCCTTTCTGCGATTTATTGTGCCTCGGTTTATGGAGGTTCTATTTCAGCTATCCTTTTGAATACTCCAGGTACACCGGCCGGAGCAGCCACAGTACTGGATGGTTACCCTTTATCCCAGAAAGGCGAGAGCGGAAGAGTGTTAGGTGTCTCAGCTGTAGCTTCCGGACTGGGGGGTATCATTAGTGCAATAATACTTTCCACTACTGCTCCATTTTTGGCGGATCAAGCTTTACGTTTTGGTGCAGCTGAATATTTTGCTGTCGCCATTTTTGGAATATCAGTTGTATCAAGTTTAGGCGGGAAAAATCCAATAAAAGGATTGATCGCTGGCGTTTTTGGCATTTTAATAGCTACCGTAGGATTAGATCCAATTGTCGGTTACCCAAGGTATACGTTAGGGGAACCAGATCTAAATGCTGGATTTTCGCTGATACCTGTCCTAATAGGGGTGTTTTCTGCTTCACAATCGTTTGTATTGATAAAGAATGCAGGGAAAGACAAAGATGCGACCGTAAGTGATGTTTCGACTAATTCACGTCTGACTTTCAGAGAAACTATCAAACTATTACCAAATATATCTCGTTCTTCTTTAATAGGAACGTTTATAGGTATTATCCCGGGTATAGGTGGAGATCCGGCAGCTTTTGTAGCTTATAACGAAGCAATGCGCTGGTCGAAAAACCCGAAGAATTTTGGAAAAGGGGAAATAGGTGGGGTAGCTGCCCCGGAAGCTGCAAATAACGCAGTAACAGGAGGAGCCCTGATTCCATTACTTACATTAGGTATACCTGGAAATACAGTAACAGCCATTTTGATCGGTGGCCTATTAATCCATGGATTGCGCCCAGGGCCTATGCTTTTTGAAGAAAATGGCGATGTAGTATATGCATTGTTTATAAGTTTACTAGTTACAAATATTTTATTTATGGTGTTTGGTTTAGCGTTTACGAAGTATTTTGCAGCGGTCTTAAAGGTTCCTTCCATAATTTTAGGACCTATCATTTTAATGTTAAGTATCATAGGTGCTTATGCTATTCACAATAGTTATTTTGATATATGGATTATGCTGATATTTGGTTTTATTGGGTATTTGTTCAGGCAGATCAATGTTCCGACAACTCCAATCGTTCTGGCCTTGATCCTAGGACCTATTGCCGAAGAGAGTTTTCGACAAGCACTACTGCAAGGTGGCGGAGAGATGAGTATTTTTGTTACTCGTCCAATTACTGTAGTATTTTTAATTTTGGCTGTCATTTCGTTTTTCACTCCATTTGTGAGAGACTTTATACAATCAAAGAAACTAAAAAAAGTCTAACCTATCATGAAGGAAAATAAAGAAAACTTATACCGAATTCAAAACACTGTCCAAAAAATGCTGTGTGAAGTATATAAAGGAAGGA comes from the Halobacillus shinanisalinarum genome and includes:
- a CDS encoding DUF1932 domain-containing protein, with the protein product MAKVWIGVIEMKIGFIGFGEVSYEMSKGFKEAGVKDICAFDPLYEESSVQERASRSNVSLFADPEEVAARELDVLIVAVPAQYAYSAWEQIVDHFKKETVYVDVSTAGASVKNDIHQKLMKENYCLVDAALMGPLPVHQHRVPIIASGDGTDKFIKIMKPYQMDIEKISTRAGDATNIKFIRSIYTKGLSMLLLEVIQLSNKLDLEDTIINSLARTMDEKPFVEIMNRLITGSAIHSERRQVEMENVISFIEENGELPIMAKATKDKLAQLTAYGLKEKFNNETPENWKLVVNKLLSMERGEKNNEIVK
- a CDS encoding tripartite tricarboxylate transporter substrate binding protein gives rise to the protein MRLLNKTGFLGMMVALLITLSACGNSSSAGGEGDGSNYPEKEIKIVVPFAAGGAATTTARLIAQNMEEHVGQEIVVENREGGGGTAGQQAVASAEPNGYTLLLATNSVITNPIFSKTGYTHEDFAPIGQVVSDASYLYIPEDAPYDDYESFVSYAKENPGEVTIGTSGAQASDTFAAKDLIEAEGLDAQTVPYDGAARAVSSAAGGHDDAAMSSFSETEGQVQEGNLKPVLIFSEDSSEEYPDIPTTADIGYEEITDESWRGLVAPEGTDEEILNYLTDALEKAFNEEDFQKAMENQGMVTRFRNGEELTELMNKQYEQYNGE
- a CDS encoding tripartite tricarboxylate transporter TctB family protein, encoding MQKSNYIFAIIMAILALLFYFWGNAFSEEASQWPQFFAITLLLLSILLVVDTFLKPNREKDEDEDEVAKPQIYEKKVFYSALLLIVYLLIMDKLGFLLTTPIFLAALLWAINYRFITKLVTISLGTTIALTIIFQFLLGVPIPQGVLANLF
- a CDS encoding tripartite tricarboxylate transporter permease: MDLWMNAVSDVFTLTNLSVILFGTVFGIIMGCLPGMSSTMSIAIIIPFTFTMDPASGIILLSAIYCASVYGGSISAILLNTPGTPAGAATVLDGYPLSQKGESGRVLGVSAVASGLGGIISAIILSTTAPFLADQALRFGAAEYFAVAIFGISVVSSLGGKNPIKGLIAGVFGILIATVGLDPIVGYPRYTLGEPDLNAGFSLIPVLIGVFSASQSFVLIKNAGKDKDATVSDVSTNSRLTFRETIKLLPNISRSSLIGTFIGIIPGIGGDPAAFVAYNEAMRWSKNPKNFGKGEIGGVAAPEAANNAVTGGALIPLLTLGIPGNTVTAILIGGLLIHGLRPGPMLFEENGDVVYALFISLLVTNILFMVFGLAFTKYFAAVLKVPSIILGPIILMLSIIGAYAIHNSYFDIWIMLIFGFIGYLFRQINVPTTPIVLALILGPIAEESFRQALLQGGGEMSIFVTRPITVVFLILAVISFFTPFVRDFIQSKKLKKV